A stretch of the Chlorobiota bacterium genome encodes the following:
- a CDS encoding FAD-dependent monooxygenase — translation MINTCEIALPINLANDSLHHKVIASKLLSISVDSITSLKILKRSIDARSKIILIRLKVEVTFNELAKIEIENRTKYFDVNLNKRVIIVGSGPAGLFCALKLIEYGIKPIIIERGKDVRARRFDLAAINKKGIVNNDSNYCFGEGGAGTYSDGKLYTRSTKRGNVNEILSVLVQHGASQDILIDAHPHIGSNILPKVVNEIRNTIIEYGGEFHFNERVIDFIIDNNIIKGAITNSGNEYIGDFLVLAVGHSSRDIFKLLNDKNILIEPKPFALGVRIEHPQSIIDSVQYHCETRDDLLPPASYSMNAQSNGRGVFSFCMCPGGFIVPSATAKNELVVNGMSLSNRGSKFANSGVVVSVEMNDLIPYKVYGNLSALQFQKEVEEKSDMFGGGLQVAPAQRLMDFIEGKTSTNMPDCSYKPGINSINLKNVLPNFIHSRLVDGIKQFGKKMKSYLTNEAVILSTESRTSSPVKIPRDKELLNHLVILNLFPCGEGAGYAGGIVSAAIDGVRVAEQINNRKFS, via the coding sequence ATGATAAATACTTGTGAAATAGCACTTCCTATAAATTTAGCAAATGATTCTTTACACCATAAAGTTATTGCATCAAAGTTATTATCAATCTCGGTTGATAGTATTACATCATTAAAAATTCTAAAAAGATCAATTGATGCTCGCTCTAAAATTATTTTAATACGATTAAAAGTAGAAGTGACTTTTAATGAACTAGCCAAAATTGAAATTGAAAATAGAACTAAATATTTCGATGTAAATTTAAATAAAAGAGTGATAATTGTAGGATCAGGTCCTGCTGGTCTTTTTTGTGCATTAAAGCTAATAGAATATGGTATCAAACCTATAATAATTGAAAGAGGAAAAGATGTAAGAGCAAGAAGATTTGATTTAGCAGCAATTAACAAAAAAGGAATTGTAAATAATGATTCTAATTATTGTTTTGGGGAAGGTGGTGCTGGAACTTATTCTGATGGAAAACTTTATACTAGATCCACAAAACGAGGGAATGTAAATGAAATTTTATCTGTCTTAGTTCAACATGGAGCAAGTCAAGATATTCTTATAGATGCACATCCGCACATAGGATCAAACATACTTCCAAAAGTTGTAAATGAAATAAGAAATACAATAATAGAATATGGTGGGGAATTCCATTTTAATGAAAGAGTTATTGATTTTATAATTGATAATAATATCATAAAAGGGGCAATTACAAATTCTGGAAATGAGTATATAGGTGATTTTTTAGTTTTAGCTGTTGGACATTCATCAAGAGATATATTTAAACTGTTGAATGATAAAAATATCTTAATCGAACCAAAGCCATTTGCATTAGGGGTTAGAATTGAACATCCTCAGAGTATAATTGATAGTGTTCAATATCATTGTGAAACTCGAGATGATTTATTACCTCCAGCATCTTACAGCATGAATGCACAGAGTAATGGTAGGGGTGTTTTTTCTTTTTGTATGTGTCCTGGAGGGTTTATTGTTCCATCAGCAACTGCAAAAAATGAGTTGGTTGTTAATGGTATGTCGTTGTCAAATAGAGGTTCAAAATTTGCAAATTCAGGAGTTGTAGTTTCAGTTGAAATGAATGATTTAATACCTTACAAAGTTTATGGAAATTTATCTGCTTTGCAATTTCAAAAAGAGGTTGAAGAAAAATCTGATATGTTTGGTGGTGGTTTGCAAGTTGCACCAGCACAAAGATTGATGGATTTTATTGAAGGAAAAACTTCTACAAATATGCCAGATTGCAGTTATAAGCCTGGTATTAATTCTATAAATTTGAAAAATGTATTACCTAATTTTATACATAGTAGATTAGTTGATGGAATAAAACAATTTGGAAAAAAAATGAAAAGTTACTTAACAAATGAGGCTGTAATATTATCGACTGAATCAAGAACTAGTTCTCCAGTTAAAATTCCAAGAGATAAGGAATTATTAAATCATTTGGTTATTTTAAATTTATTCCCATGTGGAGAGGGTGCAGGTTATGCTGGTGGTATTGTTTCTGCAGCTATTGATGGAGTTAGGGTTGCTGAACAAATCAATAATAGAAAATTTAGTTAA
- a CDS encoding T9SS type A sorting domain-containing protein, with protein MSKRHIPNTPSNTISDVQNLMSTKLFYTSDSTNIGYSINGSYFGTSPTGKNLTVYVELYDKTIVGGSLKIIDSFTISYTKKSFDTVVNFGMKFPPGDYKLCLRLTSTDLPGDTVAYPNRFLVSDLVAPVGKLPAPFFKISEVSETKILAVKVTPNPFKSSTTIEFTMPTRSITEIMLYDENGKFMREELYSKFITEGEYKFDLKCANLPNGVYFLHLITEDKKVIHKVILAK; from the coding sequence ATGAGTAAGAGGCATATTCCAAATACTCCATCAAATACAATTTCAGATGTACAAAATTTAATGTCCACAAAACTTTTTTATACATCAGATTCAACAAATATTGGATACTCAATAAATGGAAGTTATTTTGGTACATCCCCAACTGGAAAAAATTTAACTGTTTATGTAGAATTATATGATAAAACAATAGTAGGAGGAAGTTTGAAAATAATAGATTCATTTACGATATCATACACCAAAAAATCTTTTGATACAGTTGTTAATTTTGGAATGAAGTTTCCACCAGGAGATTACAAACTTTGTTTGAGGCTTACATCAACTGATTTACCAGGTGATACTGTAGCATATCCGAACAGATTTTTAGTGTCAGATTTAGTAGCTCCAGTTGGTAAATTACCAGCACCATTTTTCAAAATTTCTGAAGTATCTGAAACTAAAATATTAGCAGTAAAAGTTACGCCAAATCCATTCAAATCAAGCACCACAATTGAGTTTACTATGCCAACAAGAAGTATTACAGAAATAATGCTATACGATGAAAACGGTAAATTTATGAGAGAAGAATTGTATAGTAAATTTATAACTGAAGGAGAATATAAATTTGATTTAAAATGTGCTAACTTACCTAATGGAGTTTATTTCTTACATTTAATAACTGAAGACAAAAAAGTTATTCACAAAGTAATACTTGCTAAATAA